The following proteins are encoded in a genomic region of Chryseobacterium culicis:
- a CDS encoding T9SS-dependent M36 family metallopeptidase has protein sequence MKNKALPLLFAVFSAFPTILFGQDNEKLIKDYISQNKIREYKKSDLNNIIVDNVDPSKSLNGNVVKFLQTYKGLPVYSSVGTALIQDNKIVYYTDNFVKDYTTSTSGTAAINKNTALQKIAEDLKNPDIANFTILEYLEKTQKKATSANQRLVYMNDESGNLRLAYEYTLNEPKSPNFWNILVDANNGNILLKSNLTLSCNFHHDAYGSDTEYSHADHFENTLVGPQNNLAQNNIPLLLPDNASYNVFPLPIEAPTFGSRSVITNPWILSASPEGWHSDGTNHYTVTRGNNVFAYEDAAGTALTAPDYLTGAPADGGATRNFDFPFNINETPLNNRNAAITNLFYLNNRIHDVFYKFGFTESARNFQQNNFGNGPVGGDDDSVYAEAQDGSGLNNANFSSGQDGYNGKMQMYLWSPVGRVFYYNAPTAAVSRTPGAGTAQFGTPLPMNGITGDVALSSVLDGCTALPATSLTNKIGLVERGTCSFAIKVKNLQDAGAKAAIVYNNAVNGATIGNMAGNDPTITIPSVLITNAEGEYIKTQLAASTTVNVTLKGNMTPDGSFDNGIVTHEYGHGISNRMTGTGYNCLNSGVSKEQMGEGWSDFFALMLTNKAGDNATVARGTGTYALGQAITGAGIRPAKYSTSLAVNGFTYGDTNGMEYNNGSAVVPDVHSIGFVWATMLWDLHWKYVEKYGYSSDVLSTTPNGSTKVLQLVTDALKLQGCNPSFIEGRNAILAAELATTAGVDKCMIWGVFARRGLGVNASSGVKNNINDQVQDFNVPEACLLATNDVNANKNKDISIYPNPAKDEFYIKFPSNTLGKVSVELYDMSGKLVSTEDKISPDAKKAISTSNLVNGTYMVKIKGLGFEAASKVMVKK, from the coding sequence GCGTTTCCGACAATATTGTTCGGACAGGATAATGAAAAACTGATTAAGGATTATATTTCTCAAAATAAAATAAGGGAATATAAAAAGTCTGATCTGAATAATATCATTGTTGATAATGTAGATCCTTCAAAATCATTGAATGGTAATGTTGTTAAATTTTTACAGACGTATAAAGGTTTACCTGTATACAGCTCTGTAGGAACAGCATTGATTCAGGACAATAAAATTGTTTATTACACAGATAATTTTGTAAAAGATTATACTACCTCTACATCTGGTACAGCTGCAATTAATAAAAATACAGCTCTTCAAAAAATTGCTGAAGATCTTAAAAACCCTGATATTGCGAATTTCACCATTCTTGAATATCTTGAAAAGACGCAAAAGAAAGCTACATCAGCCAATCAAAGATTGGTGTATATGAATGATGAGAGCGGAAACCTTCGTCTGGCATATGAATATACTTTAAATGAGCCAAAATCTCCGAATTTCTGGAATATTTTAGTAGATGCCAACAATGGAAATATCCTTTTGAAAAGTAACCTGACATTGTCTTGTAATTTCCATCATGATGCCTATGGTTCCGATACTGAATACAGCCATGCTGATCATTTTGAAAATACACTAGTTGGACCTCAAAATAACCTAGCACAGAATAATATTCCATTGCTTTTACCGGATAATGCATCATATAATGTATTTCCATTGCCTATTGAAGCACCTACTTTTGGTTCAAGATCAGTCATTACGAATCCTTGGATTCTGAGTGCTTCCCCTGAAGGATGGCATTCTGACGGAACGAATCATTATACTGTTACCAGAGGAAATAATGTTTTTGCCTATGAAGATGCTGCAGGAACAGCTTTAACAGCACCTGATTATCTTACAGGAGCTCCGGCAGATGGTGGAGCAACAAGAAATTTTGATTTCCCTTTTAATATCAATGAAACTCCATTAAACAACAGAAATGCTGCCATTACGAATTTATTTTATCTGAATAATAGAATTCATGATGTTTTCTATAAATTCGGATTTACAGAATCTGCCAGAAATTTCCAGCAGAACAACTTTGGTAATGGACCTGTAGGAGGAGATGATGACTCTGTATATGCAGAGGCACAGGATGGAAGCGGATTAAATAACGCGAATTTCTCTTCAGGGCAGGATGGTTATAATGGTAAAATGCAGATGTATCTTTGGTCTCCGGTGGGAAGAGTATTTTACTATAATGCACCTACTGCGGCTGTTTCCCGTACACCGGGAGCCGGAACTGCACAGTTTGGTACTCCATTACCTATGAACGGAATAACAGGAGATGTTGCACTTTCATCAGTTTTGGATGGTTGTACAGCATTGCCTGCAACTTCATTGACTAATAAAATAGGACTGGTTGAAAGAGGAACATGTTCCTTTGCTATTAAAGTGAAAAACCTTCAGGATGCAGGAGCTAAAGCGGCTATTGTATATAATAACGCTGTAAATGGTGCTACTATAGGAAATATGGCAGGTAATGATCCTACAATTACAATTCCTTCAGTACTTATTACCAATGCAGAAGGAGAATATATCAAAACTCAGCTTGCAGCAAGTACTACAGTAAATGTTACCTTAAAAGGAAATATGACTCCTGACGGAAGCTTTGATAACGGAATCGTAACTCACGAATATGGTCACGGAATATCCAACAGAATGACTGGTACAGGATACAACTGTCTGAATTCAGGAGTGAGCAAAGAACAAATGGGAGAAGGATGGTCTGATTTCTTCGCGTTAATGTTAACTAATAAAGCAGGCGATAATGCTACTGTAGCAAGAGGTACAGGTACTTATGCATTAGGTCAGGCAATAACAGGAGCTGGTATCAGACCTGCAAAATATTCTACAAGCCTTGCTGTTAACGGATTTACCTACGGAGATACCAACGGAATGGAATACAATAACGGATCAGCAGTGGTTCCGGATGTACACTCTATTGGTTTTGTCTGGGCAACGATGCTATGGGATCTTCACTGGAAATATGTTGAAAAATATGGTTATTCTTCAGATGTATTATCCACAACTCCAAACGGAAGTACAAAAGTATTACAGTTGGTAACGGACGCTCTGAAACTTCAAGGTTGTAATCCTAGCTTTATTGAAGGAAGAAATGCAATATTGGCTGCAGAGTTGGCAACAACTGCAGGTGTTGACAAATGTATGATCTGGGGCGTTTTCGCAAGAAGAGGTTTAGGAGTGAATGCATCATCAGGAGTGAAGAATAATATTAATGATCAGGTTCAGGACTTTAATGTACCGGAAGCATGTTTATTGGCTACCAATGATGTAAATGCAAATAAGAACAAGGATATTTCTATCTATCCAAACCCTGCTAAGGACGAGTTTTATATTAAGTTCCCAAGCAATACCCTTGGAAAAGTAAGTGTAGAACTTTATGATATGTCTGGTAAACTGGTTTCTACAGAAGATAAAATCTCACCAGATGCTAAAAAAGCAATTTCGACAAGCAATCTTGTTAACGGAACTTATATGGTTAAAATCAAAGGACTAGGTTTCGAAGCAGCTTCGAAAGTAATGGTTAAAAAATAA